The Arachis duranensis cultivar V14167 chromosome 9, aradu.V14167.gnm2.J7QH, whole genome shotgun sequence genomic sequence ACTATTAtataagtgtggggaggtatatataataatagatgTTGGTCAATTGATAAATTCTTAAGAAATATACCCTCTTCTTAAACTAGGAAATCATAGATTGACTCACATTGAATGAAGTTGAAACTTCTTAGTAGCTTGCATGACAGGTTTAGGTAGTGGAACATGGAcatgagctaagaacacacaacccgtgagttTTGAtcttaattacatggttacattatttaaccataatattttattcttgtgtattttcttctctatgattataatctaTAATTTGtttcattctatatgtccattatttagtgtattttcatgcttgcatatgattgatgccattattttattaactcacttatcccaaattaGCCTACCATTGTAATCACCTTTGTTTGccaccttgagccttttaatccccatttgttttgtattttaccacatcactggccttaagcagaaaaacaaaattatttatcccattgaatctttggttagcttaaggtAGAGATTGTGTGCTAACTAAGTGTGGAAAAACTGTGAGAACTTGGGTTGATAAGAGGATGTTGAATTCTATTGACAAGttttttggattttgggatGCCTACTCATATAAAACCAGAAataccatatgcattgattttcgTATAttgcaaaaaaaagagagagtacATTGATTTTCTTATGTTGCAAAAAAAATGTACAATACATGAGTAGGGGATAAAATAAccctaatattaaattaataaaaagatcaatgcatacatggtgaaaataaaaaaatgtacaatacatgagtatgtgaattataaaagattgggaattatgggtagttaagaataatttcacataaaaaatagagtatatgtatgttaggtaaAAGCCTGAATTAGCCAAAGATTCAtattatagctcacttggccatacatatatcctcacccttaccttagccccattacaaccttgaaaagacctcatgttGTTTGCATTTATACACTAAATTtctgttgattggttagatgaagaaaaagTTTTTAGAAAGCACGATTAGAGGAGATTTGAGATGtttaaccctaaacacttgagtgattagagtgcatatacaaatccagtgagggttcaactGCTCATTCCATTATATCCACATTTTACCATTGCTTGTCTTGCAAGTTGTGAACTCTTTTGATaaactcaactcaattgtgaaAATGTTTTGATATGAATTAGCCTTTGATTGTACATATATGATCACTTGGGAATTTGATTCATTCTGACCACGTGTatgcttttatatatatatagtgaaaTAGTAACTAGAATATCATGCTGCATATAGGTAGCTCACATCTAGATAGACTGCATTGCATTTCATGCATCCTATCATTTTGCCTTCACTCCTtaatagcttctcttgagcttagcatgaggacatgcaaatgtttaagtgtggagaggttgataactactattttatgatttattatgtGCTGAATTGAGTGGAATTTATCAGATTATTCCTACacttattcataaaattcacaTGTTCTACGTTGCCTTTCTAATTtcatgctatgattgaaaacttgcttccagAGCTTTTAAATTGCCAAATTTTAACTCCTCTATATatcattcgatgtcgtgatctgtgtgttaaagtgtttcaggctttatggGGCAAGAATGGTTTGGAGAATGAAAAGGAAGcttacaaaaatggaaggaacataaAAGAATAATGAAGCTGACCAGTGGGacgtgacgcgtacgtgtgactgacgcgtatgcgtgataaGGGATTTTGCCAAATGACGCGCACACGTGATTTGTGCCACGTGCAGAAGTTGCAGAAATTACTCCCAGCGATTTTTGGGCTCTTTTTGGCCCAATTCCaggcccagaaaatacagattagaggttGTGAGTAAGGCAAAATGAGGGGAGAGATATTCATTTCACATTACATTCACAGaactttaggttttagatgtagttttagagagagaggctctctcctatctcttaggttttatgatttaagatttctttaggatttaggattatctTTTCTCAAATTCCAAGTTTAATGTTCTTTgacttaattatcttttactCTTATTGATTCTAATACTTTGATCTATACATTCCTTTTGTGAttggattttctatttaaatataacttgaggtatttcatattcaaGATTGCTCTCTTTTGATCTATGTTGCTGATATTTGAAATTGGTTATTTGGATGTTATTATCTCCTAGTGCTTTTCTGTTATTGTGTTATGCCCccccaagtgtttgacaaaatgcttggatggatgttagagtagatttctatattcttggttttggttgagtaattggtgacgcttgagttatcaaacttcttttattgttaattgaaagttgctaatTAACTTGAATTCCATTAACTCTAGTCATTCCttgggagttgactaggacttgaggattcatattgaattatccacttgacttaccttcatagtagatgttgaccaagtgggagcaatggacaattctcatcacaattgataaggataactagaataggacttccaattctcataccttgccaagagtttttattgttatttttctattctcTCTATAATTTACTCTTCTCATTTTTCATtcccaaaaccccaatttacacaactcataaccaataataagaatactttcctgcaatttcttgagaaatgacccgaggtttaaatacttcggttatcaattttattaggggtttgttacttgtgacaactaaaacttttgcacgaaaggattccttgtcggtctagaagctatactttcaacgagaacttATTCGTAAAAATTCTTAACCGTCAAAAACCCGTTCGTCAAAGGTCAATAAATATAGTAGTATAAAGCTCCTATTGGGAAGCTAAATTAATTACTCCTTGAATAGTAGTATAAAGCTCCCTTTGCCCTTGGAGAATTGAAATGAGAGTGTCATTTATTGGTGCTTGAGATGAATAGGATGGTTTATTGTTTGGGAGAAAcagttcataataggaaggtatttcttcttggtaagggcatggatgtggtgtatattgaggtggtggttcttggttgtaattgtgttggaattagggtggttctatgtatggttcatatggtttatatggtggttggtatggtggataagaattagggtcatatgaaggtgtttggtggtatgaggcttgtgagtatggtagtTCAAAACTATGTTGAGAAGgaggttcataggcatatagtGATGGTTGTAGACAATCAAACGGAGGTCCACCATtgccattggattggtatgcatcttGGAATCGTTCTTGCTCATAGTATGTTGGAGGAGATTGTTGCCAAGATGGttgatcataagcatatggctactcccatctttgattctcCCATCCTTGATCCAAGCCTTCATTGTTGTtctcatttcctacaacatagttgtaactacactcatagtcaaaggggtgagaattcatggtgaaaagataaaataaaattaaaagctgataagaaataatgaaaacaaactcctaaaactaacaacaactaacaaagaagcaaaaggcaaacatattcacaatatttacgataatcaataataaggcacacatttgcaactCTCCGGCAACGATGCCAAAAATTTGACGGAGGATAaatgtcggtaaagaatttctcaataaaATCGCATTGCAAGTATATAtctaaaccgacaattaaatctcaatcaacgtttaatttgtttgtcacaatgtaaatcaataaaaataaccaaagtatttaaacatcgggtcgtccctcaaagaaattgcagggaagtatacTTATTATTGGTTGTGGGAAAgtattttttggggtttttgaatgataaacaaggaatgtaaataacaagaaaataaactaacaactaagaaaacTCCTAGTAAGGgatgagaattggaattcctatcctcattatcatagtcaattgtgatggtaattgccttttgctctaacttagttaacctctaacaattgaagaaaagtcaagtgagcagAATCAACTTAAGTTCACTAGTCCTAATCAAAGAATAGATTTAGTAAAgctcaagccaactagcaactttcaatcaccaatcaacaagagactttgacaattcaagagtctccaaattactcagtccaagccaagaacaaaaaaatctaatttaaaatcctaccaagcattttatcaaacacttggaaggcacaaaataaaaacatagaaaattaacaCAAAATAGTAAAATCTAAGACTAACAATTGCAAGCGAACAATagcaacaaattaaagaaagcaacaataatcataaaatatctCAAAATGCATTAAAAGGAAATTGTAATTAACAAGGAGTCATAAACACTAAAGTCACAAGGTAAAGGAAACAACATATAAAACTAAGAAAGCAAAGAGGTAATAGCCAGaaataaaggaaattgaaaattgataataaaaggagaaaccctaaaacctagagagaagagagagcctctctctttctctagaattctacatctATCTAAAACTAAAGTGTGTGAATAAATGAATGGTTCCCCCCAATCCTCCTTCACTCCCATCCTGTAATTATGTGGACTGGGCTCCAAATTGGGCCAGAATTGAGCAATAAAATTGCCAGTGCATAGTTCAAACGACGCATACGCATGGCTGACCTATTTAATTGCTTTATGTGTAACCTGAAGTTTTTTCCAGATTTATTTGGCTGCCTTGCATCTGGACACCTTtcggtactcttcaaagctAATAGCATAGTGAAAAAGGTTGATGACTTTAACATTCAGCTCCACTTTCTTCTTATCGTCATCATTCCATTCAGTTTCTTCTTTTGGTGTCACCACTCTATCAgcacttatttttttttggaatctTGGGGCTGCCTACAACAATCTTCCATATGTTAtagtcaatggattggatgaaAATCCGTATCCTCTCTTTCCAGTAAGCATAGTTCCACCCGTTGAAAAAGGGAGGCCTGTTGTTTTACCGGCCTTCATTTAGAGTATAGGTAACTATGGTGAAGCTTTTCTCCAAGCGGtgaagcttgattcttgagaccttggctCTTGATAACAATTGAAGGTTTGattagcagatattttatacgctttttgacatcactttcatatagtttttagtagtttttgtttagtttttattgagtttttataggttttagtgttaaattcacatttttggattctactatgagtttttgtatttttgtacaatttcaggtattttttggatgaaattgaggagttggagtAGAAGTCTTatttagagacagagaaagcactgcagatgctgtctggATTTGACCTACCTACATTCggaaatttagtttttttttttagtttttataggttttagtgttaaattaacatttttggattctactatgatttttggtgtttttgggcaatttcaggtaatttttgcttaaaatttAGGAACTGGAGCAGAAgtttgattcagagacagagaaagcacagCAGATGCTGTCCAGATCTGACCTGCTTGCATTtgaaagagcttttctggagttacaaaaGTTCAAATGGAGCGCTCTTAACGGCTATGGAAAGCAGACTTCCATAACTTTCCAACAATATTTAATGGTTTATACTTTTcttcggattagaaggcccaaaactggcgtccaacgctaGCTTCCTACCCCCTTCCTGGCATCCAGCGCCCAAAAGCAGAGACCAACGTCCAAACGTCCAATGAGGACCCCCTAGCTGGTGTTCCACGCCCAAGAGACCTCATAGCACATGGATCTcatcaatgctcagtccaaacactcaccaagtgggccccagaagtgtattttagcactaaatagaatgttttacccttactagtcatttgtttagtatttaagggattatatttatgtaattgAGACCTTCTTCAATCCTTTTACAGATTAGTTTCATTTTACATTGTATTTTACTTTCAGTATGAGTttttaaacctcctaggttgaggggagaagccctgctgagtcctatgaattaataaaagtacaaaTGTTTCTCTTCGATTCgtgtttgattaattctaagatgtatattcgtaCTTCATtgtggtgaataggatgatttGACAAATTAGCTCTATTAATCACATTAAGAcgaacgtgcctgacaaacacccgcgtctacttgggttcaGAGTGCATCTTTCACCGAACAATGACGAACCAACAACTTGAATATACGtctctcagacggctaatccacgacttcgttggggacttctcgagacatcagttaAGCTAATTTTCGGAgagattagggtctttgtggtagaggctagaacccaaagatGCAGCATTCTCTTATCTGGAAGATCCGACCttatctgtggcattttgagtaggatcattaaggagaatggactgtacgagcttcaccctcaattaGAATGGATCTACACTAAacctggggttcagatctggGGGAGTATTGGCAGCTGCTCAAACTAGTGTCAATCACATAtagcctgccattgaagaaatcactcacaagtAAAGAGAGCAGAAATACCAGAGTTAACTGAGAAAGACAATGCAACTCCAATCCTTAACCATATTCCTATCATTTATTCCAATTCGGTATTCCTTTCACACTTCACTCTTACAAGCTCCATATATAACATAAAATCAACAACCTTCtgatctgcctgactgagacctgcaagataaccatagcttgcttcaaaccacaatcctcgtgggaccgaccctgactcgctcaggtattaccctaaaccctagatcaggtactttattttattttattttatttgagtcttttatttttattttcttcttctcaatttttcaaaaatttcaaaccctttatcaaaatatttttcttctctttgtttaatctttgttctttGTTTAAGTCTTATGTTCTtattgagtcttttatttttatttttccttctctatttttttgaaaattttaaaaaggtttttcaaaaatatttttattttctttgtttaattggTTAGAGCCTTGtgcttatgttcttggtaatcgTTGTTCCTTTGAGTctttctttctaaaaattttcaaaaataatttttctttgtgtaaatcttgtgtcaagtctttaagtttggtattttcttgttatttttcttttgttttttgaaaattgtgttttggttttctaaaaattttaagtttggtgttctttttatgttcttgtgttctttgagtcttttgaattttgtttttcgTGTTCTTGTTAGTCTTTAAAGTGTTATTGAGTCTTgtttgtgtcttgatcttaaaattttaaagtttggtgtccccttgtgtttccctccaaaatttttcgaaaattaggggtgttagatctaaaaattttaagttttgtgtcttttatttgttttcctctttcatcattaaattcaaaaataaaaaaatatctttttcatttttattttctacataattttctaaaataacaaataaaattcaaattttgattttaaatttttatcttatcatatcttagttgttaagttttcaaaaattaaatcttttcaaaaataaaaataatatctttttcaaaaaaaattttatatttatctttttcaaattttaaaatttaaaaactaaaatttcacttttcaaaattaaatttttttcaaagtctaatttcttatcttatcttttttctaattttaaattttaatgtcaaatcttttcttatcttatatcttatatCTTATATCTTATTTTGAATTCAAACCTTTTCTTAATTAACAtcttatcttctctctcttcttttttaaaacttcctaactaacttttctctttcttaattttcgaaaattatctctcttcttctctctcttctttttcaaaattacctAACTAACTCTCatctctcttaattttcgaaaacttcttcatcttctctctcctttattttcgaaaatttaacattaaaattttaaaatctttttaaattaattaacttaatttttaaaaattaatttataaaataaataaataaatattttaactcttatttactttttctatttatactgCTCTTCTTCTCACATCTATATTATTCGAACTCTACTCCCCCTCTCTATTCTACCTTCTCATCTTTCATCCTCTCTTATTTACTTCTATCTCCTATTTTCAaagtattctttttttatttttttatgtcttcttcttctttctccacATCTCACTTTAAGGAGGAGCTTTTTGCCTATTGGCAGAAAcagtctttttcttttctttttttcttttttttcttgtctaTGACCATGAACAGGGATAAAGAACCCTTCTTGACTCCTGATCCTGAACTTGAGAAGACTCTAAGGAggcgtttacaacaagctaAAGCACAGCACTCCGGAAGAGACCTTTCAGaaagttttgaacaagagagaatagacatggccgaacctcaAGAGGAGCCAAGAAAGGTCCTTGGTGACTTCACCATGCCTACCTCTGACTTTTATGGCAGAAGCAGCGCTGTacctgccattggagctaacaattttgagTTTAAACCTCAGTTAATCTTTCTtttgcaacagaactgcaaattCCATGGAATTCCACTGGAAGATCCACATCAGTTCTTTGTAGAATTtttacagatctgtgatactttcactacaagaaacaaggaGTTTAGCTACAGAAAAAATCATGGCTAAACTTCAAGATAACGGTAGCAACTATACATTGGCCACGAAAAAATATTTGTGGCTAATCAGGGGGTTGCATTTTCAATTTGCCACAATTTTAGAGTTACTAGCCACAGTTTTAAACACCGTGGAGACCTTCAAAAAGTCACGATTCGTATATCATTACCCACACTTAATGTCGtggcaaaataaaaattatcaaattgaaAAGTATATTTCTACCACACTTCATCTGTAGCTAATTTGTGCAGGCCGAATTTTTCAGCCACAATATTTTCCGTGGCTAACGCTGGGTTATTTAAACACGCTATTTTCGTGGCTAACATGCACTGGTTTTTATATTCCATTCGTGGCTAATTTATACTAATTTGCTACGTTTTTTTCTGTAATTAacttcttttttattgtttcatAATATGTAGCTTTCGTTTTAATTTGACCGTGGCTAATTGAacagttttattaaattaaaattatatttacgtATATAACATTAATAAAGTAAGTCaaactttataaatatataatatttaatattttttaataaaaaatgtaataaagatttagaataataataataataataataataataataatattttaaaattttaactattatttaataACTATACTAACTAAATGTCTGACATATCACCAGACATACTAGGTACTTCATCGTCATATTTTGATGATAAAAATTTGTGTAGAGCTGCCAATTGAATTTTGGTTTCTTCATATCCGTCTAACTTTTTCTCTAATGTTTCAACCTGCTTCTCTAAAGTTAACACATGTTGCTGAGATACGTTGCTGGAGACTCTTCCGGTTGTAAATCAAAAAATACGCTTAGACTTGCCAAAACCTACTAGACATACATCACTACTAAAACCTCGTACACGCCCTACATTTTCAGCCCCAAAGACCTTTCCAATTGCATCATTCGGATGAGCTAACACTTTCGAAGGTACTCCTTCAGCAGCAGCACGTTCTTGATCTTCAGGCAAATGCTCTAATATTTGCTCctacacaagaaaaaaaaattagattagtGTATACcaagttttaatttataaaattaaattatacattaaactaaaacaaataaCATAATAACTTACCGCTAAATTGTGCCCACCATTTACATAatttccattcttcttcaccagAGTCGACAGAATAACTTCATTCCGATATACAGATCTTCCTAACTTTTTTTCCTATCATAAGATAGTTACATTATCAACGCCTTTTTTTTAGAACAACTACAAATACAATAGGAATAAACGTTCAAATAGCATTTCATTTGCTCTTCTAGCATTGCTTTTACTACCACCAGCATTTGATACTTGAAGCTTCTCTCgattttttctattttgcaAGCACtgtttctaaaatttataatcacaaaaaataaaggtaatattgttataaaaataacaagaaaaaaagataactgtaataaaaaaataataatataacagtACTACTAAAAGAAACATTATTCTCTCACCTTTATCTTAAGATTTGTGTAGTGATGCACAAAAGCCGCCCATTCAATAGGAGGTATATCTGAATTAATCTTAGTTGCTAgaatttcttcttttgttttattaggataaaaataaatattccgTAACGAATATTTGTAGGCTTTCCATGGATCACCCAATGTCCTTAGTGCCCATTTAATGCTAGCAGCATAATCAAACTCAAAgtttttcttcaaaatatttatacacaatgttaaaatttatattgttCATCCCTTTACTTATTTTTTCTCAAAGTACTATTTTCTATCGTGATCTATAACAATCACTAAAATGAGAGCATATAACattttaagttaaaaataaaaaataaaaaacagaccTAATGAGTgaaaaaacaaaccaattctacACAATGAATTTTTTAAGGTTGacctaataaaaatatagccAGATACATGCATTTCCCCAATAACATTAATATCCTTCTCTCATTTATCTCTCTTTCAAAACGTACAAATACTATTAATCAAGCTAGCCAGCAAGCATTTTTCAAAACACTCATAGTTTATCAACATTGTTTGTATTTCCAACAATACAACCAAATTCAAATAAGGTATCATCACTCTTATTTAATACTAGATCCAATCCTCTTACCTTGCCTATTTCAAGTAGTACTCCCTCGGAAATTCTCTCTTTATTAACTATTCTTAAg encodes the following:
- the LOC127741588 gene encoding uncharacterized protein LOC127741588, with translation MELDGHGQGRDNGANLLVRFLGLMARRAMLCPISIQRWDQMPEDNTKKQWNYIEEKLKNFEFDYAASIKWALRTLGDPWKAYKYSLRNIYFYPNKTKEEILATKINSDIPPIEWAAFVHHYTNLKIKKQCLQNRKNREKLQVSNAGGSKSNARRANEMEKKLGRSVYRNEVILSTLVKKNGNYVNGGHNLAEQILEHLPEDQERAAAEGVPSKVLAHPNDAIGKVFGAENVGRVREKQVETLEKKLDGYEETKIQLAALHKFLSSKYDDEVPSMSGDMSDI